Proteins from one bacterium genomic window:
- a CDS encoding ATP-binding cassette domain-containing protein: MALLSLKDVSVSYGGLPLLDNVEFHVERGDRICLLGANGAGKSTMLRILAGESKPDLGKVIQPPGTRVSRLPQQVPLHLTGRVLDIVCPDPDALDNHRDALEAEQILTRLQVDPEVHFETLSGGTRRRVLLARTLLGKPDVVLLDEPTNHLDLDSIAWLEGYLLRHCRTFLFITHDRAFLRRIASRVVELDRGHLVDWRCDYDTFLKRKEETLQAEALLWERTDKRLEKEEAWRRRGVKARTVRNQGRVRALEALRTERRQRRERTGAVQMAIQEADRTGQIVLKAESVVFGYDNRALIHDFTEVITRGDRIGILGPNGCGKTTLLRLLLEPSGTGLTPLSGKIAHGTNLQIAYSDQLRAQLDETQSLAENIAQGKEFIMMQGVKRHVMGYLEDFLFTPDRARQPVSVLSGGERNRLLLARLFAQPSNVLVLDEPTNDLDLDTLELLEEQLAAYTGTVLIVSHDRSFLNNVVTSVLAFEKHPPGRNDIWLKPDDGWFVNEYVGGYDDWAAKRLLPPEAEPAAKPGPLKTEPMAQRKLTFRERKELDELPGKIEAMEEEQTQWHACLADPAFFRKPKAEITKVTERSEALATALQTAYRQWEKLEAIANPTSTSAPPGP; the protein is encoded by the coding sequence TTGAGCGAGGAGATCGCATCTGCCTGTTAGGAGCCAATGGGGCGGGCAAAAGCACCATGCTCCGTATTCTCGCCGGGGAGTCCAAGCCGGACCTGGGTAAAGTCATCCAGCCCCCCGGGACCCGCGTCAGCCGGCTCCCCCAGCAAGTCCCGCTCCACCTGACCGGACGGGTCCTTGACATTGTCTGCCCTGATCCCGACGCACTGGATAATCATCGTGACGCGCTGGAAGCCGAACAGATCCTGACCCGCCTGCAAGTGGATCCCGAGGTCCATTTCGAAACCCTTTCCGGGGGAACCCGCCGCCGTGTGCTCCTCGCCCGCACCCTCCTGGGCAAACCCGACGTCGTGCTTCTGGATGAACCGACCAATCATCTGGACCTGGATTCCATTGCCTGGCTGGAAGGGTACCTTCTGCGCCACTGCCGGACGTTCCTCTTCATCACCCATGACCGGGCCTTCCTGCGGCGCATCGCCTCACGTGTGGTTGAACTTGATCGTGGCCATCTCGTTGACTGGCGCTGTGACTATGACACGTTCCTGAAACGTAAGGAGGAGACCCTCCAGGCGGAAGCCCTGTTATGGGAGCGTACTGACAAGCGGCTGGAGAAGGAAGAAGCCTGGCGCCGCCGAGGCGTAAAGGCACGTACGGTCCGTAATCAGGGCCGGGTCCGGGCCCTGGAAGCGTTGCGCACGGAACGCCGCCAGCGACGCGAGCGGACCGGCGCCGTTCAGATGGCGATTCAGGAAGCAGACCGGACAGGCCAGATTGTCCTGAAGGCCGAGTCCGTTGTCTTCGGCTATGACAACCGTGCCCTGATCCATGATTTCACGGAGGTCATTACCCGCGGCGACCGGATCGGGATTCTCGGCCCCAATGGATGCGGCAAGACGACCTTGCTTCGCCTGTTGCTTGAACCCAGCGGCACCGGACTCACGCCGCTCTCCGGCAAAATTGCACATGGCACCAACCTGCAAATCGCCTATTCCGACCAGCTTCGCGCCCAATTGGATGAAACCCAGTCACTGGCCGAAAACATTGCCCAGGGCAAGGAATTCATCATGATGCAGGGCGTCAAACGCCATGTCATGGGGTATCTTGAGGACTTCCTGTTCACCCCCGACCGGGCGCGACAGCCGGTATCCGTCCTGTCGGGCGGGGAACGTAACCGGCTTTTGCTGGCACGTCTGTTTGCGCAACCCTCCAATGTGCTGGTCCTGGATGAGCCCACCAATGATCTGGATCTCGACACGCTGGAGTTGCTTGAAGAACAACTGGCCGCCTATACCGGAACCGTTCTCATCGTCAGCCATGACCGTTCCTTTTTAAATAATGTGGTCACGAGTGTACTGGCTTTCGAAAAACATCCACCGGGCCGGAATGATATCTGGCTGAAGCCGGATGACGGCTGGTTTGTTAACGAATACGTGGGCGGGTATGATGACTGGGCCGCCAAGCGCCTGCTCCCGCCTGAAGCTGAGCCGGCCGCCAAACCGGGGCCCCTTAAGACAGAGCCCATGGCCCAGCGCAAACTGACCTTCCGCGAGCGCAAGGAACTGGATGAATTGCCCGGGAAAATCGAAGCCATGGAGGAAGAACAGACCCAATGGCATGCCTGTCTGGCTGATCCGGCTTTTTTCAGAAAGCCAAAAGCAGAAATCACCAAGGTCACAGAACGCTCCGAAGCCCTGGCCACCGCCCTTCAGACCGCCTATCGCCAATGGGAGAAGCTGGAAGCGATTGCCAACCCTACTTCAACATCTGCGCCACCCGGTCCGTGA
- a CDS encoding GatB/YqeY domain-containing protein, which produces MGSPLLDALLADIKTAMKSQNQGLLSALRMLHSQVKDATVNVGKEPSDETVATIVAKAIKQRQDSVEQFKAAARQDLADKEQQEIEWFRKYQPQQLGQPEIEALVKAIIAETGASGKKDLGKVMQALMPKVKGRSDGKLVNQVVLAQLG; this is translated from the coding sequence ATGGGCTCACCTTTGTTGGATGCATTGTTGGCGGATATTAAAACGGCGATGAAGTCGCAAAATCAGGGGCTGTTATCGGCGTTACGGATGTTGCACTCCCAGGTGAAGGATGCGACGGTGAATGTGGGAAAGGAACCGTCGGATGAGACGGTGGCCACCATCGTGGCCAAGGCGATTAAACAGCGGCAGGACTCGGTGGAGCAGTTTAAGGCCGCCGCCCGCCAGGATCTGGCGGATAAGGAACAGCAGGAGATCGAATGGTTCCGTAAGTATCAGCCCCAGCAGCTGGGACAGCCTGAAATTGAAGCCTTGGTGAAAGCGATCATCGCCGAGACCGGTGCCAGCGGGAAGAAAGACCTTGGCAAGGTGATGCAGGCGCTGATGCCAAAGGTCAAGGGCCGTTCCGACGGTAAACTTGTCAATCAGGTGGTCCTTGCCCAGTTGGGGTAA
- a CDS encoding cupin domain-containing protein, translating to MKKNLLKNIPHALPEEFIEVICQSGGMWVERIVSRGHSSPDGFWYDQDDHEFLVLIKGRACLKFEGHPEPMVMEPGDWINIKAHERHRVEWTAPDEDTVWLAVCYQ from the coding sequence ATGAAGAAGAATTTATTGAAGAACATCCCGCATGCCCTGCCTGAAGAATTTATTGAAGTCATTTGTCAGTCGGGGGGGATGTGGGTTGAACGGATTGTGTCCCGGGGCCACTCCTCGCCGGACGGTTTCTGGTATGATCAGGATGATCATGAGTTTCTGGTGTTGATCAAGGGCCGGGCCTGCCTCAAGTTCGAAGGGCACCCTGAACCGATGGTCATGGAGCCCGGGGACTGGATCAATATCAAGGCCCATGAACGGCACCGGGTGGAATGGACCGCGCCGGATGAGGATACCGTCTGGTTGGCGGTGTGTTACCAGTAG
- a CDS encoding nitroreductase family protein, with product MITTPDITQNETLQTIRDRRSVRLFTDQPVPEMHLLTILAAANRAPSAHNQQSWRFIVLRDAKKAALADLVNSHAGAFPRPSCALLRMASRTILSAPVVIAVANTGELIRHGSDLFQVKRPEEVDFFRTMEIQSSAAAVQNLLLAATSVGMGTVWLGILYLIKHEVLTFLAEPEGEFMAVIPVGYPARISAGPKKRPLAMSIRYMDEAVG from the coding sequence ATGATCACAACCCCCGATATTACGCAGAACGAAACGCTGCAGACCATCCGCGACCGGCGCAGCGTCCGCCTGTTTACTGATCAGCCGGTTCCTGAAATGCATCTGCTGACCATTCTGGCGGCCGCGAACAGGGCCCCTTCGGCCCATAACCAGCAATCCTGGCGTTTCATCGTGTTGCGCGATGCCAAAAAGGCCGCGCTGGCTGATTTGGTGAATAGCCATGCAGGCGCGTTCCCGCGGCCCTCCTGCGCCTTGCTCCGGATGGCTTCACGCACGATTCTCAGTGCCCCGGTGGTGATCGCGGTGGCGAACACCGGGGAACTCATCCGGCATGGCTCGGATTTGTTCCAGGTCAAGCGGCCCGAGGAAGTCGATTTCTTCAGGACCATGGAGATTCAGAGTTCTGCGGCGGCGGTTCAGAATTTACTGCTGGCCGCCACCTCGGTCGGGATGGGAACCGTATGGCTCGGTATTTTGTACCTGATCAAGCATGAGGTGCTGACGTTCCTCGCAGAGCCGGAAGGTGAATTTATGGCGGTGATCCCCGTGGGTTACCCCGCCCGGATCTCGGCTGGCCCCAAGAAACGGCCCCTGGCGATGTCTATCCGCTATATGGATGAAGCGGTTGGGTGA
- a CDS encoding superoxide dismutase, translating into MLVACNGFGAFQVPPLPYAENALEPVISARTMSFHYGKHHKGYADALNKLIAVSELESMPLVEVIKVTTNSKDKDGPAIFNNAAQIWNHTFFWNSMKPNGGGKPSGVLAEMIVKSFGSFEKFQEAFTAAAVGQFGSGWVWLVVEGEGLKVIRTSNADTPVAHGQKALLCCDVWEHAYYLDYQNRRKDFVTAFLDKLVNWDFAAAQLKE; encoded by the coding sequence ATGCTGGTGGCTTGCAACGGGTTTGGTGCCTTTCAGGTCCCCCCCCTTCCTTATGCTGAAAACGCCTTGGAACCGGTCATTTCGGCGCGGACCATGAGCTTTCACTATGGCAAACATCATAAAGGGTATGCCGACGCCTTGAACAAACTGATTGCGGTCTCGGAACTCGAGTCGATGCCATTGGTGGAGGTCATTAAGGTTACCACCAACTCCAAGGACAAGGATGGCCCTGCAATTTTCAATAATGCCGCGCAAATATGGAATCATACCTTTTTCTGGAACAGCATGAAGCCAAACGGCGGGGGAAAGCCTTCGGGCGTGTTGGCGGAGATGATTGTGAAGTCGTTTGGCAGCTTTGAGAAGTTCCAGGAAGCCTTCACGGCCGCGGCCGTGGGTCAGTTCGGGAGCGGATGGGTCTGGCTGGTGGTGGAGGGAGAGGGGCTGAAGGTGATCCGGACGTCAAATGCCGATACTCCGGTGGCGCATGGTCAGAAGGCGTTGCTGTGTTGCGATGTCTGGGAGCATGCCTATTATCTCGACTATCAGAATCGCCGGAAGGATTTTGTGACCGCCTTTCTGGATAAGCTTGTGAACTGGGATTTTGCAGCCGCTCAGTTGAAGGAGTAA
- a CDS encoding metallophosphoesterase family protein has protein sequence MEFARKKTGLILCHHPRGFLYAMAAVMFLAGTLFAEETNMPELKFSQNGKFKVVQFTDTHFLEGNPADTVTKAEGVVATISSVLDVEKPDLVVFTGDNVTTREQPFEAWRKLATPVMDRKIPWAVVMGNHDYEYSGKTQHELVTFIGTLPFALSKCGPTELGGGGNYLLPVMAHGTQQVKAALYCLDSGDYADKNSSDGYAWFSIRQIEWFRRQAQINTDANGGTPLPSLAFFHIPFPEYNEALSAGKVLGEKQENVSCPKLNSGMFTAMVESKSILGTFVGHDHNNDYAASFHSICLAFGRKTGDYSYHGLPAGGARVIELDEGSRSFSTWIRTAAGEVKTQIRHPEDFHPVP, from the coding sequence ATGGAGTTCGCTCGAAAAAAGACCGGATTGATTCTCTGTCATCATCCTCGTGGATTCCTCTACGCGATGGCGGCGGTGATGTTTTTGGCCGGCACTCTTTTTGCGGAGGAAACCAACATGCCTGAACTGAAATTTTCGCAGAACGGTAAATTCAAGGTGGTCCAATTCACCGACACCCACTTCCTGGAAGGAAACCCTGCCGATACCGTCACTAAGGCCGAAGGGGTGGTGGCGACGATTTCCAGCGTACTGGATGTGGAAAAACCTGATCTGGTCGTGTTTACCGGTGATAATGTGACCACACGTGAGCAGCCCTTCGAAGCCTGGCGCAAACTCGCCACTCCGGTAATGGATCGGAAAATCCCCTGGGCCGTCGTCATGGGAAATCATGACTATGAATATTCCGGAAAGACCCAGCATGAGCTTGTCACGTTCATCGGAACCCTGCCTTTTGCGCTTTCCAAGTGCGGGCCAACTGAGTTGGGCGGAGGCGGGAACTATCTTCTCCCGGTCATGGCCCATGGGACGCAACAGGTCAAGGCCGCCCTTTACTGCCTGGACTCGGGTGACTACGCGGACAAAAACAGTTCAGATGGTTATGCCTGGTTCAGCATTCGTCAAATTGAGTGGTTCCGCCGCCAGGCCCAGATCAATACCGACGCCAACGGTGGAACTCCGCTTCCGTCTCTTGCTTTTTTTCACATTCCTTTCCCTGAATACAATGAGGCCCTTTCGGCTGGTAAAGTGCTGGGTGAAAAGCAGGAGAACGTCAGTTGTCCCAAGCTGAATTCAGGGATGTTTACGGCGATGGTGGAGTCCAAATCGATCCTCGGCACCTTTGTCGGTCATGATCACAACAATGACTATGCGGCCTCCTTTCATAGTATCTGTCTCGCCTTCGGGCGAAAAACCGGGGATTACAGTTATCATGGCCTCCCCGCTGGTGGCGCGCGGGTCATTGAACTGGATGAAGGCAGTCGGAGCTTCTCGACCTGGATCCGGACTGCCGCCGGAGAAGTTAAAACCCAGATTCGCCATCCTGAAGATTTCCATCCTGTTCCGTGA